The Proteiniphilum propionicum genome contains the following window.
AGCGCCCTCTTTCAGAAATTCGGGATTGGAGGCCACATGAAACTTCAAATCCTTCAGCCCGCGTTCATCAAGCCGCTTCCTCACCAGATCGCTTACACGATGAGAAGTTCCTACGGGAACAGTACTTTTGGTGACAATCAGCAACGGTTTAACCATATTATCAGCAATGGTGTTTGCTACAGTCATCACATATGAAAGGTCGGCATTCCCGTCTTCATCTGAGGGAGTACCTACGGCAATAAAAACAATCTGCATATCGTTCAGCACCGAAGGAAGATCGGTAGTGAAATGAAGTCGCTCGGCCTCGTAATTTCGTATTACAATACTTCTCAATCCTGGCTCGTAGATGGGTATAGATCCCTTTTTAAGCCCTTCAATCTTTGCACTGTCAATATCTACACAAGTAACATCAACACCCATCTCTGCAAAACAAGCTCCAGAGACCAGCCCCACATAACCTGTTCCTACAATGGCTATCTTCATATAAATGATTTTTTTAATTTGAATTTGAATTGAGTTTATCTTTCAAGCTGTTTACCGGATAAAGCACTGTCAGCAATCCTATAGCACCTACAACAGTAAAAACAACCAATATATCGGCAGGTTGTACAATCACAGGATAGGCATCTATAATGTAAGCACCGGGTATATCACTCAGTCGCAGCAGGCCGAAGTGCTGTTGCAACAGGCATAAAATCAAACCAGTCACAATACCTGCAACAATCCCGATAAAAGTAATGAGCCACCCTTCATACAAAAAGATGCGGGAAATCATCCTGTCGGAGGCCCCCATATTCCTGAGGCTTCTGATATCTTCGAGTTTCTCTACGATAAGCATAGACAAAGAGCCTACCACGTTAAACACAGCTATGAGCAAGATAAATGCCAGAATAAGGAATGTTACCCATTTCTCTATTTGCAGCATTCTGTACGACTCTTTCTGTTGCTCAAATCGATCCTCAACAAGAAAGTCATCTCCCAGTATATGTTCTATCTCCCGCTTTATTCTTTTCACCTGGGTGTTGGGAAGAAGATTCACTTCGAGTGATGTCACCTCGTTTTCGTAGTCGAAAAGGGTTCGTGCAAGCTCAATAGGAATGATGGCCATCTGTTCATCATATTCCGGTGAGTTAAGGCTGAAAACGCCGCCTATCTGCGCATACCCGGAGGTGAATGCTGCAGTAGGATTTGCCAGATTCACCCTTACATTGCGCTTTGGAGAATAGATCTCTATGGGGTTGATAAAACCAGGGCGGGCACCTAACGTCACAGCCAGCCCAGCTCCCAACGTAGCGTAATCCACCACATCCTCACGAAGCTTAAATGAGCCGTCCACTATGAGTTTCTCCATGCCGGCCATCAGTTTAAAGTCTTCCGAAACCCCTTTCACAAGTACGGGCACTTGCCGCCCTTCGAAAACAAAAAGCGCATTCTCTTCCAGAGACTCTGATACTGTCCTCACCCCTTTTATTTCAAGGGCTTTACTAAACTTAGTTGTATGCCAGTCAAAAACCTTTCCCTCCTTTACAGTGATCTTCAGATCGGGATCAAATGCGTTGAACATACCCTCCACTATTCCTCCAAAACCGTTGAAAACCGAGAGCACACATACCATAGCCATAGTGGCTATGGCAATACCGCACACCGATATAAAGGAAATAACGTTGATGGCGTTATGCGACTTCTTGGAAAAGAGATACCTGCGTGCTATGTAAAATGATATGTTCAACGGAGATAGTTTTTTTACAGGTCTTTCAACAATCTATCGATATTCTCTATATAATCGAGTGAATCGTCCACATGAAACATCAGTTCAGGAATGACCCGAAGCTGATTTCTCAAACGCTTACCTAATTCATAGCGGACAGATTTCACATTATCACCGATATTTGTAACCAGTTCCTTAGCCCTTTCTGACGGGAAAACACTTAAATAGATATGTGCTAGCCCCAAATCGGGCGATACGCGAACGGTTGTCACCGAGATCAATACGCCGTTCATCTTCCTGGTTTCGACTAAAAATATTTCACTGAGTTCTTTCTGTATAAGTCGATTTA
Protein-coding sequences here:
- a CDS encoding FtsX-like permease family protein, whose protein sequence is MNISFYIARRYLFSKKSHNAINVISFISVCGIAIATMAMVCVLSVFNGFGGIVEGMFNAFDPDLKITVKEGKVFDWHTTKFSKALEIKGVRTVSESLEENALFVFEGRQVPVLVKGVSEDFKLMAGMEKLIVDGSFKLREDVVDYATLGAGLAVTLGARPGFINPIEIYSPKRNVRVNLANPTAAFTSGYAQIGGVFSLNSPEYDEQMAIIPIELARTLFDYENEVTSLEVNLLPNTQVKRIKREIEHILGDDFLVEDRFEQQKESYRMLQIEKWVTFLILAFILLIAVFNVVGSLSMLIVEKLEDIRSLRNMGASDRMISRIFLYEGWLITFIGIVAGIVTGLILCLLQQHFGLLRLSDIPGAYIIDAYPVIVQPADILVVFTVVGAIGLLTVLYPVNSLKDKLNSNSN
- the rbfA gene encoding 30S ribosome-binding factor RbfA, which encodes MDSNRQQKVNRLIQKELSEIFLVETRKMNGVLISVTTVRVSPDLGLAHIYLSVFPSERAKELVTNIGDNVKSVRYELGKRLRNQLRVIPELMFHVDDSLDYIENIDRLLKDL